A DNA window from Clavibacter sepedonicus contains the following coding sequences:
- the folP gene encoding dihydropteroate synthase, with protein MGILNATPDSFSDGGRHLALDDALAHARRMVAAGADLVDVGGESTRPGAARVDAAEERARVVPVVRELAAEGIAVSVDTMRAATAEACVAVGARIVNDVSGGLADPGMAAVVAGADVDYVAMHWRGHSDMMAARATYADTVGEVRDELLARIDALVAAGLDPARVILDPGLGFAKDAAHDWQLLGSLDALTGLGHRVLVGASRKRFLGRLLPEGAGVEDRDVPTAVVSALSARAGAWAVRVHDVASTRAAIGVEAAWARGRAEALDAASAGWSAAGLSE; from the coding sequence ATGGGGATCCTCAACGCCACGCCCGACTCGTTCAGCGACGGCGGACGCCACCTCGCCCTCGACGACGCGCTCGCGCACGCCCGACGGATGGTCGCTGCGGGCGCGGACCTCGTCGACGTGGGCGGGGAGTCCACCCGTCCGGGTGCCGCGCGCGTCGACGCAGCGGAGGAGCGGGCGCGCGTCGTGCCCGTGGTCCGCGAGCTCGCCGCGGAGGGGATCGCCGTGAGCGTCGACACCATGCGCGCCGCGACCGCGGAGGCCTGCGTCGCCGTCGGGGCGCGGATCGTCAACGACGTGTCCGGCGGTCTCGCGGATCCGGGCATGGCCGCGGTCGTCGCCGGCGCCGACGTCGACTACGTGGCGATGCACTGGCGCGGCCACAGCGACATGATGGCCGCGCGCGCGACGTACGCCGACACCGTGGGCGAGGTGCGCGACGAGCTGCTCGCGCGCATCGACGCGCTCGTGGCCGCGGGGCTGGATCCCGCCCGCGTCATCCTCGACCCTGGTCTCGGCTTCGCGAAGGACGCCGCGCACGACTGGCAGCTGCTCGGATCCCTCGACGCGCTCACGGGCCTCGGCCACCGCGTGCTCGTGGGCGCGTCCCGCAAGCGCTTCCTCGGACGGCTGCTGCCGGAGGGTGCGGGCGTCGAGGACCGCGACGTGCCGACCGCGGTCGTCAGCGCGCTCTCCGCACGAGCGGGGGCGTGGGCCGTGCGCGTGCACGACGTCGCGTCCACCCGCGCCGCGATCGGGGTCGAGGCGGCGTGGGCGCGCGGCCGGGCCGAGGCGCTCGACGCCGCATCCGCCGGGTGGTCCGCCGCCGGTCTGTCAGAGTAG
- a CDS encoding DUF3592 domain-containing protein yields MSAVSQDRVVVAPQAVLVRTAVAALVASVILGVGLTVPADLAADSGAAVVVAKVVAIVLGLIGSLGSAYASVVLLSPVLTTVGALLWPTAVVLLGTPLGIVCALAFAPVAPEGDASDPVLALVAAVLAVLGIAAAIACAVVQRRVARLAANARRVTETGRRTAAIVTAVQRLDGSGDAVRARLTVAFTDADGRDHHVTRTVTTADRLLPAVGGKLPLWYDPADPGDLPSIVVGRSW; encoded by the coding sequence ATGAGCGCCGTGAGCCAGGACCGTGTCGTCGTCGCCCCGCAGGCGGTGCTCGTCCGCACCGCGGTCGCCGCGCTCGTCGCCTCCGTGATCCTCGGCGTCGGCCTGACCGTCCCGGCCGACCTCGCCGCCGACTCGGGCGCCGCGGTCGTCGTGGCGAAGGTCGTGGCCATCGTGCTCGGGTTGATCGGCTCGCTCGGCAGCGCCTACGCATCCGTCGTGCTGCTGTCTCCCGTGCTCACCACCGTCGGCGCCCTGCTCTGGCCGACCGCCGTCGTGCTGCTCGGCACGCCGCTCGGCATCGTGTGCGCCCTCGCCTTCGCGCCGGTCGCCCCCGAGGGCGACGCGTCGGACCCCGTCCTCGCGCTGGTCGCCGCCGTGCTCGCGGTCCTCGGGATCGCCGCCGCGATCGCCTGCGCCGTCGTCCAGCGCCGCGTCGCGCGCCTCGCCGCCAACGCCCGCCGCGTGACCGAGACCGGCCGCCGGACCGCCGCGATCGTCACAGCCGTGCAGCGCCTCGACGGATCCGGCGACGCCGTCCGCGCGCGCCTCACGGTCGCCTTCACCGACGCCGACGGCCGCGACCACCACGTCACGCGCACCGTGACGACGGCCGATCGCCTGCTCCCTGCCGTCGGCGGCAAGCTGCCGCTCTGGTACGACCCGGCCGACCCGGGCGACCTCCCCTCCATCGTCGTGGGCCGCTCATGGTGA
- the folK gene encoding 2-amino-4-hydroxy-6-hydroxymethyldihydropteridine diphosphokinase, which yields MVTGLPTDRILLTGLRVHAHHGVFAEERRDGQPFVIDLEVALDLAPAGGSDELGRTLHYGELADEVAAAAERDPVDLIETLAERVAGVVLAHPVARWVRVTVHKPDAPIAVPFDDVAVVIERASALPAPGETVRAVVAVGSNLGDRRATIERALALIDEVPGLRVVRSSDLVESVAVTPAGEDPTKPGYLNGVVLVDAAIGPHALLDALAGIERDLGRVRAERWGDRTIDLDVVAHGDARIHDDRLTLPHPRAAERAFVLAPWLQADPDAELPGRGRVDALLAALEPDAADPAAAAVPAASAAEARA from the coding sequence ATGGTGACGGGCCTCCCGACCGACCGCATCCTCCTCACCGGCCTCCGCGTGCACGCCCACCACGGCGTCTTCGCCGAGGAGCGCCGCGACGGCCAGCCGTTCGTGATCGACCTCGAGGTCGCCCTCGACCTCGCGCCCGCGGGCGGCAGCGACGAGCTCGGCCGCACGCTGCACTACGGCGAGCTGGCCGACGAGGTCGCCGCGGCGGCCGAGCGCGATCCGGTCGACCTCATCGAGACGCTCGCCGAGCGCGTCGCGGGCGTCGTGCTCGCGCATCCCGTCGCGCGGTGGGTCCGCGTCACGGTGCACAAGCCGGACGCGCCGATCGCGGTGCCGTTCGACGACGTGGCCGTCGTGATCGAGCGGGCGTCCGCGCTGCCGGCGCCGGGGGAGACCGTGCGCGCGGTCGTGGCCGTCGGATCCAACCTCGGCGACCGGCGGGCGACCATCGAGCGCGCGCTGGCCCTAATCGACGAGGTGCCCGGCCTCCGCGTCGTGCGCTCCTCGGATCTCGTGGAGTCGGTCGCTGTGACGCCCGCGGGGGAGGACCCGACGAAGCCCGGCTACCTCAACGGCGTCGTGCTGGTGGACGCGGCGATCGGCCCGCACGCGCTGCTCGACGCGCTGGCCGGGATCGAGCGCGACCTCGGCCGCGTGCGCGCGGAGCGCTGGGGCGACCGGACGATCGACCTCGACGTCGTCGCGCACGGCGATGCGCGGATCCACGACGACCGCCTCACGCTGCCCCACCCGCGCGCCGCCGAGCGCGCGTTCGTGCTCGCCCCGTGGCTGCAGGCGGATCCCGACGCGGAGCTGCCCGGCCGCGGCCGCGTGGACGCGCTGCTCGCGGCGCTCGAGCCCGACGCCGCCGATCCGGCCGCCGCCGCGGTCCCCGCCGCCTCCGCCGCGGAGGCACGCGCATGA
- a CDS encoding DUF3180 domain-containing protein, translating into MTRTRSTTLIALLIAGAAVGWFAENALLMSGRALLIPPLTLGATLLIIGIVLLALARPIRRSTLGRTPGRVDPFRATRVVLLAKASALAGALLTGVTGGVLAFVLARPVLPGASSVGLAVAGTVGAVVLLVAGLVAEHWCTVPPDDRDDSRPGDPARELS; encoded by the coding sequence ATGACCCGCACGCGCTCCACCACCCTCATCGCCCTCCTCATCGCCGGCGCGGCCGTCGGCTGGTTCGCCGAGAACGCGCTCCTCATGAGCGGGCGCGCGCTCCTCATCCCGCCGCTCACGCTCGGGGCGACGCTCCTCATCATCGGCATCGTGCTGCTCGCGCTCGCCCGCCCCATCCGCCGCTCGACGCTCGGCCGCACGCCCGGCCGCGTCGACCCGTTCCGTGCCACGCGCGTCGTGCTGCTGGCCAAGGCGTCGGCGCTCGCGGGGGCGCTGCTCACCGGCGTCACCGGGGGAGTGCTGGCCTTCGTGCTGGCCCGGCCCGTGCTGCCCGGCGCGTCCTCCGTGGGGCTCGCGGTGGCCGGTACGGTGGGAGCCGTCGTCCTCCTCGTCGCCGGGCTGGTCGCCGAGCACTGGTGCACGGTCCCGCCCGACGACCGGGACGACTCGCGCCCCGGGGATCCGGCGCGCGAGCTCTCGTAG
- a CDS encoding PH domain-containing protein, whose product MTPNVDPHGVSWRRVSPRLVGVELVGGVITALVLGGIAAFLFAVDAPRWLPIVLGAAALVELVVTLVIVPRRVRAMGYQLRDDDLVFRRGIMWTRIVAVPYGRMQLVDITRGPVGRVLGLADLKLVTAAAAASIQIPGLTNADAEELRDRLVALAETRRAGL is encoded by the coding sequence GTGACCCCGAACGTCGACCCGCACGGCGTCTCCTGGCGCCGCGTCTCCCCGCGCCTCGTCGGCGTCGAGCTGGTGGGCGGCGTGATCACCGCCCTCGTGCTCGGCGGCATCGCGGCGTTCCTCTTCGCTGTCGACGCGCCGCGCTGGCTGCCGATCGTGCTGGGCGCCGCCGCGCTCGTCGAGCTGGTGGTGACGCTCGTGATCGTCCCGCGGCGCGTGCGGGCGATGGGGTACCAGCTGCGCGACGACGACCTCGTCTTCCGCCGCGGCATCATGTGGACCCGCATCGTCGCCGTGCCGTACGGCCGGATGCAGCTCGTCGACATCACGCGCGGCCCCGTCGGCCGCGTGCTCGGCCTCGCCGACCTCAAGCTCGTGACCGCGGCGGCCGCGGCGAGCATCCAGATCCCCGGGCTCACGAACGCCGACGCCGAGGAGCTCCGCGACCGGCTGGTGGCCCTCGCCGAGACGCGCCGGGCCGGGCTGTGA
- a CDS encoding PH domain-containing protein, whose amino-acid sequence MSDPTPEDPAAGPPAAAPAGSAPGPGSAAVPAAEALIAEELTDGDWHRLHPATPVLRGGVLFIVAIGFLVSSLREQLVEQFVPGQRRDGEQDLIPMLVETGSLIWVIVALLAFTVLAVGVSYLSWRMHTFRVTEETVEVRSGIVSRTNRRARLDRIQGVNIVRPLIARLIGAAKLEIQVAGNDANLPLQYLRSRDADAFRLRVLRLASGARADAAGSRPAARAAVGGTARGFVGSRVDDFLAPELDPDAAPPQSVVRIPVPRLVGAVLLSAPTVVLVLFVAVGIPLIVRFEAWYLLVPLLPMLLGSAGFFVRRITRSLRYSVAGTPDGVRVGFGLLSTSNDTIPPGRIHAVEVVQPLLWRASGWWEIRITRASHSSSPGAAGQQNTSILPVGDRRDVDRVLGLVLPDLVGEQALRLVAVGMTGRGGEDDGFTTSPRRAWILKPFSWRRTGFAVDASAFLVRRGMIWRRLVIVPHARTQGVDLTQGPIDRRLDLVSVRAATVAGPVDTRLGAIDRATGMELSTRLVAAAVASARSDTSAHWGAEAASWPAPGSASAAAAAAPAAAAPAPEPAPPAPAAPAPAPSPGPVDAPRDPTPTPTPDAAWPPPAADAPRHRSAPEDPA is encoded by the coding sequence GTGAGCGATCCGACGCCCGAGGATCCGGCGGCCGGCCCGCCCGCCGCCGCGCCCGCCGGGTCCGCACCCGGACCGGGATCCGCCGCCGTCCCCGCGGCCGAGGCCCTCATCGCGGAGGAGCTGACCGACGGCGACTGGCACCGCCTCCACCCCGCCACGCCCGTGCTCCGCGGCGGTGTCCTCTTCATCGTCGCGATCGGCTTCCTCGTCTCGTCCCTGCGCGAGCAGCTCGTGGAGCAGTTCGTGCCCGGCCAGCGGCGGGACGGCGAGCAGGACCTCATCCCGATGCTGGTGGAGACCGGCAGCCTCATCTGGGTGATCGTCGCCCTCCTCGCCTTCACCGTGCTCGCCGTCGGCGTCTCCTACCTCTCGTGGCGGATGCACACGTTCCGCGTCACCGAGGAGACCGTCGAGGTGCGCAGCGGCATCGTCTCCCGCACCAACCGGCGGGCCCGGCTCGACCGGATCCAGGGCGTCAACATCGTGCGCCCGCTCATCGCGCGGCTCATCGGCGCGGCCAAGCTCGAGATTCAGGTCGCGGGCAACGACGCCAACCTGCCGCTGCAGTACCTCCGCTCGCGCGACGCGGACGCGTTCCGCCTGCGCGTGCTGCGGCTCGCGTCGGGCGCGCGGGCCGACGCGGCCGGATCCCGTCCCGCGGCCCGCGCCGCGGTCGGCGGCACCGCGCGCGGCTTCGTCGGATCCCGCGTCGACGACTTCCTCGCGCCCGAGCTCGACCCGGACGCCGCGCCGCCCCAGTCCGTCGTGCGCATCCCGGTCCCGCGCCTCGTCGGTGCCGTGCTCCTCTCGGCGCCCACGGTCGTGCTCGTGCTGTTCGTGGCGGTCGGGATCCCGCTCATCGTCCGCTTCGAGGCCTGGTACCTGCTCGTGCCGCTGCTGCCGATGCTGCTGGGATCCGCCGGCTTCTTCGTGCGCCGCATCACGCGCTCGCTCCGCTACAGCGTGGCCGGCACGCCCGACGGCGTCCGGGTCGGGTTCGGCCTGCTCTCGACGAGCAACGACACCATCCCGCCCGGCCGGATCCACGCGGTCGAGGTCGTCCAGCCGCTGCTCTGGCGCGCGTCCGGCTGGTGGGAGATCCGCATCACGCGCGCCTCGCACTCCTCGTCGCCGGGCGCCGCGGGCCAGCAGAACACGTCGATCCTCCCGGTGGGCGACCGCCGGGACGTCGACCGCGTCCTCGGCCTCGTCCTGCCCGACCTCGTGGGCGAGCAGGCACTCCGGCTCGTCGCCGTCGGCATGACCGGCCGCGGCGGGGAGGACGACGGCTTCACCACGTCGCCGCGCCGGGCGTGGATCCTCAAGCCCTTCTCCTGGCGCCGCACGGGCTTCGCGGTCGACGCGTCCGCGTTCCTCGTCCGCCGCGGCATGATCTGGCGCCGCCTCGTCATCGTCCCGCACGCCCGCACGCAGGGGGTGGACCTCACGCAGGGTCCCATCGACCGCCGCCTCGACCTCGTCTCGGTGCGCGCCGCGACGGTCGCCGGACCCGTGGACACGCGGCTCGGCGCCATCGACCGCGCCACGGGCATGGAGCTGTCGACCCGGCTGGTCGCGGCCGCCGTGGCATCGGCCCGGTCCGACACGTCCGCGCACTGGGGCGCCGAGGCCGCGAGCTGGCCGGCGCCGGGATCCGCGTCGGCCGCGGCTGCTGCAGCGCCGGCCGCCGCCGCGCCCGCACCTGAACCCGCACCGCCGGCCCCCGCCGCACCCGCACCCGCGCCGTCGCCCGGCCCCGTCGACGCACCGCGCGACCCCACCCCCACCCCCACCCCCGACGCCGCGTGGCCGCCCCCGGCCGCCGACGCGCCGCGCCACCGATCCGCCCCCGAGGACCCCGCATGA
- a CDS encoding Rossmann-like and DUF2520 domain-containing protein — MTAPSQRSGRLGVGIVGAGHVGPVLGAALAGAGHAITGISAVSAASRERAEAMLPGVPVLEIPDLIERSELVILAVPDAELPGLVAGLAATGAWQAGQLVVHTSAAHGIQVLAPAFASGIIPLAIHPAMSFTGTSMDLSRMVDSWFAVTAPAPVLPIAQVLVVEMGGEPVVVEERDRPAYAEAIATATTFSTAIVDQAAGLLAGIGVEEPGRVLGPLIRSAVDDALRRSSPAGGARLTSGDVPLPTDEGPAAH, encoded by the coding sequence ATGACCGCCCCGTCCCAGCGCTCCGGCCGCCTCGGCGTGGGCATCGTCGGCGCGGGTCACGTCGGCCCCGTCCTCGGCGCGGCCCTCGCGGGCGCCGGTCACGCGATCACCGGCATCTCCGCCGTCTCCGCGGCCAGCCGCGAGCGCGCGGAGGCGATGCTGCCGGGCGTCCCGGTCCTCGAGATCCCCGACCTCATCGAGCGGAGCGAGCTCGTGATCCTCGCCGTCCCCGACGCCGAGCTCCCCGGCCTCGTCGCGGGCCTCGCCGCCACGGGCGCCTGGCAAGCCGGTCAGCTCGTCGTGCACACGTCGGCGGCGCACGGGATCCAGGTGCTCGCGCCCGCGTTCGCATCCGGCATCATCCCGCTCGCCATCCATCCCGCGATGTCGTTCACCGGCACGAGCATGGACCTCAGCCGCATGGTCGACAGCTGGTTCGCCGTCACCGCGCCCGCGCCCGTGCTCCCCATCGCCCAGGTCCTCGTGGTGGAGATGGGCGGCGAGCCCGTCGTCGTGGAGGAGCGCGACCGCCCGGCGTACGCGGAGGCCATCGCGACCGCCACCACGTTCTCCACCGCGATCGTCGACCAGGCCGCCGGCCTCCTCGCGGGCATCGGCGTGGAGGAGCCCGGCCGCGTGCTCGGCCCCCTCATCCGCTCGGCCGTCGACGACGCGCTCCGCCGTTCCTCCCCGGCGGGCGGCGCGCGCCTCACCTCCGGCGACGTGCCGCTGCCGACGGACGAGGGTCCCGCCGCGCACTAA
- the panC gene encoding pantoate--beta-alanine ligase, with translation MTIPAPTVVTGIAELRARVRDHRAARTAAGEAPVVVLVPTMGALHEGHLAHARRARELGSLVVVSIFVNPLQFGAGEDLDAYPRTLDADVAALAETGVDLVFAPSAAEMYPDGPARIRVTGGSVALTLEGRSRPGHFDGMLTVVAKLLHIIAPDVATFGRKDAQQLHLVRRMVRDLDLPVRIEDLETVREPDGLALSSRNRYLDDRERRAARVIPAALEAAQSAGSRGIDAVIAAAQSVVMGEPAVALDYFQVVDPASFASVDDGFRGVALAVIAARVGSTRLIDNETVVIA, from the coding sequence ATGACGATCCCCGCGCCCACCGTCGTCACCGGCATCGCCGAGCTGCGCGCCCGCGTCCGCGACCACCGGGCCGCGCGCACCGCGGCGGGCGAGGCACCCGTCGTCGTCCTCGTCCCCACCATGGGCGCGCTGCACGAGGGCCACCTGGCGCACGCCCGCCGCGCCCGCGAGCTCGGCTCCCTCGTCGTCGTCTCGATCTTCGTCAACCCCCTGCAGTTCGGCGCGGGCGAGGACCTCGACGCCTACCCGCGCACGCTCGACGCCGACGTCGCCGCGCTCGCCGAGACCGGCGTCGACCTCGTCTTCGCGCCCTCCGCGGCCGAGATGTACCCGGACGGCCCCGCGCGCATCCGCGTCACGGGCGGATCCGTCGCCCTCACGCTCGAGGGCCGCTCCCGCCCCGGCCACTTCGACGGCATGCTCACCGTCGTCGCGAAGCTCCTGCACATCATCGCCCCCGACGTCGCCACCTTCGGCCGCAAGGACGCGCAGCAGCTCCACCTCGTGCGCCGCATGGTGCGCGACCTCGACCTGCCCGTCCGCATCGAGGACCTGGAGACGGTGCGCGAGCCCGACGGCCTCGCCCTCTCCAGCCGCAACCGCTACCTCGACGATCGCGAGCGCCGCGCCGCCCGCGTCATCCCGGCCGCGCTCGAGGCCGCGCAGAGCGCCGGATCCCGCGGCATCGACGCCGTCATCGCCGCCGCCCAGTCCGTGGTGATGGGGGAGCCCGCCGTCGCGCTCGACTACTTCCAGGTGGTGGATCCCGCCAGCTTCGCGTCCGTCGACGACGGCTTCCGGGGCGTCGCCCTGGCCGTCATCGCCGCCCGGGTCGGGAGCACGCGCCTCATCGACAACGAGACCGTCGTCATCGCCTGA
- the lysS gene encoding lysine--tRNA ligase produces the protein MTDSPGTPATPETAPAPAVEGSAEDVAEQKAVRLAKRARLNAQGGPGEGAYPVQVPVTTTIPAVRAEHGHLEPGEETDHVVGIAGRVVHFRNTGKLCFATLQAGDGTRIQAMISLAEVGDEALAAWKELVDLGDHVFVGGRVIASRKGELSIMASEWRIASKALLPLPNLHSELSDETRVRSRYLDLIVRDQARKNVLDRAKVNASMRETFRQRGYVEVETPMLQVMHGGASARPFVTHSNAFDTEMYLRIAPELYLKRAVVGGIDRVFEINRNFRNEGADSTHSPEFAMLEAYEAYGDYTSIAELTQTLVQDAAMAVAGSHVVTWADGTDYDLGGEWDRISMYASLSEAAGIEITPATSVDELQAIADREGVDVHLSTHGKLVEELWEHFVKGSLERPTFVLDFPVETSPLTRAHRSIEGVVEKWDLYIRGFELATGYSELVDPVVQRERFVDQARQLARGDDEAMPLDEEFLRALEHGMPPSGGMGMGVDRLLMAITGLGIRETILFPLVK, from the coding sequence ATGACCGACAGCCCCGGAACGCCCGCGACGCCCGAGACCGCCCCCGCTCCCGCCGTGGAGGGATCCGCCGAGGACGTCGCCGAGCAGAAGGCCGTGCGCCTCGCCAAGCGCGCCCGCCTCAACGCGCAGGGCGGCCCCGGCGAGGGCGCGTACCCCGTGCAGGTCCCGGTCACCACCACCATCCCGGCCGTCCGCGCCGAGCACGGCCACCTCGAGCCCGGTGAGGAGACCGACCACGTCGTCGGCATCGCGGGCCGCGTCGTCCACTTCCGCAACACCGGCAAGCTCTGCTTCGCCACGCTCCAGGCCGGCGACGGCACGCGCATCCAGGCCATGATCTCGCTGGCCGAGGTCGGCGACGAGGCCCTCGCCGCGTGGAAGGAGCTCGTCGACCTCGGCGACCACGTCTTCGTCGGCGGCCGCGTCATCGCGAGCCGGAAGGGCGAGCTGTCGATCATGGCGTCCGAGTGGCGCATCGCCTCGAAGGCCCTGCTGCCGCTGCCGAACCTCCACTCCGAGCTCTCGGACGAGACGCGCGTCCGCAGCCGCTACCTCGACCTCATCGTCCGCGATCAGGCCCGCAAGAACGTGCTCGACCGCGCGAAGGTCAACGCCTCCATGCGCGAGACGTTCCGGCAGCGCGGCTACGTCGAGGTCGAGACGCCCATGCTGCAGGTGATGCACGGCGGCGCGTCCGCCCGCCCGTTCGTCACGCACTCCAACGCCTTCGACACCGAGATGTACCTCCGCATCGCGCCGGAGCTGTACCTCAAGCGGGCCGTGGTCGGCGGCATCGACCGCGTCTTCGAGATCAACCGCAACTTCCGCAACGAGGGCGCCGACTCCACCCACAGCCCGGAGTTCGCGATGCTCGAGGCGTACGAGGCCTACGGCGACTACACCTCCATCGCCGAGCTCACCCAGACGCTCGTGCAGGACGCGGCCATGGCGGTCGCCGGCAGCCACGTCGTCACGTGGGCCGACGGCACCGACTACGACCTCGGCGGCGAGTGGGACCGCATCTCGATGTACGCGTCGCTGAGCGAGGCGGCGGGGATCGAGATCACGCCGGCCACGAGCGTCGACGAGCTGCAGGCCATCGCCGACCGCGAGGGCGTCGACGTCCACCTCAGCACGCACGGCAAGCTCGTCGAGGAGCTGTGGGAGCACTTCGTGAAGGGCTCGCTCGAGCGCCCCACCTTCGTCCTCGACTTCCCCGTCGAGACGTCGCCGCTTACGCGCGCGCACCGCTCCATCGAGGGCGTCGTCGAGAAGTGGGACCTCTACATCCGCGGCTTCGAGCTGGCCACCGGCTACTCCGAGCTCGTGGATCCCGTCGTGCAGCGCGAGCGCTTCGTCGACCAGGCCCGCCAGTTGGCGCGCGGCGACGACGAGGCCATGCCGCTCGACGAGGAGTTCCTCCGTGCCCTCGAGCACGGCATGCCGCCGTCGGGCGGCATGGGCATGGGGGTCGACCGGCTCCTCATGGCCATCACCGGTCTCGGCATCCGCGAGACCATCCTGTTCCCCCTAGTGAAGTAG